The window CACCGGAAGCGGCGGCGTCTCGCGGCCTTGGGGGGCGAGCTCGGCCAGCCGGGTCAGCGCTCTCGTAACGTTCCGAGGGGGCATGAAGATCTCATAGCTGTAGTCCAACCCCATACCGCCCCGCCTCCCCTGTCCTGGACCGTCATCCTGTCATGATGGGGGTAGATCGCCCAGTTGATTCCAACGTGGCTGGCTTCGTCCGGACGCAGTGGGCAACGAAGCGCTCAGTCACAACACGCTTCCACCGCAGCCAGGTTGGAAGTGGCTTACTGTTCATCAGAAAGATCCCCACGCCCCACACGGTGATCATCACCGTACGAGGCGGGGATCGGAACTCCGGCCTAACTGATCGTTTCAGAATGCCGCCCTGCGGAGACGCTTGCGGCCCATGGAACAATCCCCTTCAGCCACGGGCTCGGGGGGATGACACCGTATGGAACGGGTTGGGGATGCACGAGGGCTCGTGCTTGGTTTCGTCGGCGCTCTGAACGCGGTTGACGAGGCCATGAGGGCGGCGATCCCCTCGCTCGAGCGACTCGCAGATGTCCTCGGCCTGGCCCGTTCGCGCCGGATCAGCCGGAGTGGGCAGGTCGGCACCTACTCATACGCGGTTCATGGGGCAGGGTGCCGCTTCGTCAGCGACAACGGCACCGAGGTCGATGTCGACTTCGCAGCCGAGGGGAGCGAAATCTTCGACCTCTGGCGCCTGCGCTGGTACGGGCTGAGCTTGCCCGAGCCTCTTGATGTCACGGATCA is drawn from Streptomyces sp. NBC_00178 and contains these coding sequences:
- a CDS encoding DUF6896 domain-containing protein, yielding MLGFVGALNAVDEAMRAAIPSLERLADVLGLARSRRISRSGQVGTYSYAVHGAGCRFVSDNGTEVDVDFAAEGSEIFDLWRLRWYGLSLPEPLDVTDQDLRTAVRSLQPLLTEVRPGWFGVAS